ATCTTCTGATCGAGGTATCAAGTGCGTCATATTTCCCTCTCTCTGGCCGCAGTTATTGTTTTCGTCACGCTTTCATTTGGCGAGGGCACACGCACCTGGGAGCAATCCAGCTTCGACGATTTCGAAAAAGGCACCGCCACCGGCGTCGCCATTCGCAATGATGGTTCGCTCGCGCTGGCGCCTTCCTTCAAGCCCTTGTCCACCACTCCTTCGACTTACATTTGGGCAATTGACACGGACAGTGATGGCAACGTGTACGCCGCCTCCGGCTCGCCCGCTCGTGTGTATCGCATTGCTAAGGACGGAAAAGCTAACCTCATCTTTGCCCCGCACGAACTCCAAGTGCAATCGCTGGTAGTAGACCCGAGCGGGGCCATCTTCGCCGCCACCTCCCCTGATGGCAAGGTTTACAAGATCGTGCATCGCAAAGCCGGTGCCGCCCCCACCGAGGAGACTCCCGCGGAGACCGAGAAGACCGACCGGAGTCAGTCTGCCTCTGCACCGATGCCCGTGGATCGTTCTTACAGCTCCTCGGTGTACTTCAATCCTGAAACCAAGTACATCTGGAACCTGGTTCTCGATAAACAGGGCAACCTGTACGTTGCCACTGGCGATCGTGGGCAGATCTTCCGCGTGGGAAAAGACGGCCAGCACTCGGTGTTCTTTAAGAGTGATGAAGCCCACATTCGGGTAATGGCTTTCGACCCCAAAGGTAATCTGATCGCCGGTTCCGACGGCAGCGGTTTGGTGTATCGCATCTCGCCGCAAGGCGAAGCGTTTGTGCTTTACAGCGCGCCCAAAAAAGAGATCACCGCGCTCGCAGTCGATAGCGCCGGCAACATTTACGCAGCCGGGGCAGGTGAGAAACGCGCGCCTTCCGCCGCTCCCGGCCAGATGCCCGTGACCGGCCCCGTGACCACAATTGGCTCACTCCAAGGCACGATCTCCCTGGGCGGGGCATCGCCTTCTCCCACCCCGGTGTTCTCTACCGCAATCTTTGCCAACACTGGCGGATCGGAGATCTACCGCATCGCGCCCGATGGCGCGCCGTTGCGCATCTGGAGCTCGCGCGATGACCTTGTCTACGCCCTCGCCTTTGATCAGCACGGCACCTTGCTGGCGGGTACAGGCAATAAAGGCCGAATTTATGCCATCAGCGGTGATGATGTTTTTGCCGATTTACTAAAGGCGAGCGCCAATCAGGTAACAGCATTCGCCAAATCGCCGAGCGGCGGGCTTTACGCTTCTACCAGTAATTTTGGAAAGCTGTTCCTGCTCGGACCCGGCCCGGAGACGCAAGGCTCCTACGAGAGTGATGTCTACGATGCGAAGAATTTTTCCCAGTGGGGGCGCGCTCAGATGCGGGCGTCCGGCAGCGTAGATTTTTTTGCTCGCAGCGGGAATGTTGACAATCCTGATCGCAATTGGAGCCCCTGGCAGCGACTTGATCCGCTCAAAGATGTCCCGGTTGGCGTTCCCTCCGCACGCTTCGTGCAGTGGAAGGCGGTCCTGCACGATGGCAAGACAGCGCCTCGCCTCGATTCTGTAGTGCTGAATTATTTGCCTAAGAACGTGGCCCCCGAAATTGAGGAAGTTGGAGTGCAAATCGGCAGCCGCTATCAGCCCACGCCCAAGCCTGTGGGCGCCTCAGCTTCGGGTCAGGGGCCACAGCAGTTCGACTCCAACCCGCCGCCCCCAATTCACGATCGCGGTTCCATTGCGGTGCACTGGAACTCGCGAGATGAGAATGACGATCAGCTTATTTATTCGCTCTACTATCGCGGCGATGGTGACAGTCGCTGGCTCTTGCTGAAAGACCATGTTGAGGACAGGTTCTACTCCTTCGACGCCAGCCTGCTTCCCGACGGCGGTTACAGCATCAAGGTGGTCGCCTCCGATGCTCCTTCGCATTCGCCTAACGAGTCGCTGAGTGCGGAAAAAGAGAGTCCACGCTTTGAAGTGGACACTACGCCGCCCGCAATTCAGGACCTCAAAGCTTTTTACGATGGTGAGCAAGTGCGCGTCAGCTTTCGCGCGGTGGACGGCTTTTCTCCCATTAAGCGCGCCGAGTATTCGGTTGATGCTCAAGACTGGCAATACGTGGAGCCTGTAGGGCAGATCTCCGACTCCCGTGCCGAGAATTACGACTTCATCGTGTCCGGTGCAGAAGCCGTAGCGGCAAACGTAAACGCGGCGCCAAACAAATCCTCTCACGGGCCGCGAGTGGCTACCCAGTTGCAATTTAACGGCGAGTCGCAGGAGCACATCATCGTGGTCCGCGCCTACGACCGTTTTGACAATATGGGCTCCGCCAAATTCGTGCTGCACCCGATCGCTGCTGCCGAGAACGACAAGTCAAATCCACCGAACCCTAACAGTCCACGCATCGCCAAAAAGCAATAAGCGGTTGCCGCTGCTAGAATCGCAACGTGCTCCGGTTCCTTCAGACGGTGGGATGGCTGGCGTGCATCATCTACAGCAGCATCCCGTCTTTCTGGCTGATCATTCATCCCCGGATTGAATATTGGCGTGCCCGTAGCCGCTCGCCATACCGCGTGCTAGTTCCGCTTTGGCTGCTGATGTGGATCATCCTGGGCGCAATCACCTGGCCCTGGCGTCACGTCCAACTGTATCGCACGCCACTCTCGTGGATTCCGGCGGTCGCATTGTTCGCTTGCGGCATCCTGCTTTATCGCGCCGGCGGCAGACGCTTCAGCAGAGAACAACTGGGAGGCCGCCCGGAACTCGAACCGGCGCGTCATGAGCAGCGCCTGGTCACCACCGGCATTCGCTCCCGCGTGCGTCACCCGATTTATCTGGCGCACTTCTGCGAACTCATGGGATGGAGCATCGGTACCGGCTTGGCGGTGTGCTTCGCCCTTACCGTATTTGCCATCATCACCGGAGTTTTCATGCTTCGCGTGGAAGACCGCGAACTCGAGCAGCGCTTCGGTGACGAATATCGCGAATACCGCCGCCGCGTACCTGCTATCCTTCTTTTTTGAACGTGTCAATTTTTTTCTGGTGATTCTTTCCGCGCGTCCACACCTAGTGAACATTAGATCTTCCTGTGCACAACTTCCTGCCCCTAGGGAGAAAGTCTCCAAGTCACTCAGAGATTCAACCGATTCTTACGCCCGTCAAGTGCTTGTAGTTTTGCTGCAGTCAATCGCACATCGCCACTGCGTCCAGCCTGAGTCAGGAGAAAATTGTGAGACAAAAGGTTACGCAGCTCGGGACGTTGCTCTTTGTTCTGATCTTGGCTTCCTGCGGCGGTTCCACCGGCATTACCGCAAACAAGCATAGCGCGGCTTCTGCACCGAAGGCTTCTCCGCCGCCGCCTCCCCCGACGACAGTTGTGAAACTGTACTCCAAGCATGTTTGGGTGGTGGCTCTGGAGAACCACAGCTACGAGGAAGTCGTCGGCAGCTCGTCTGCGCCGTATTTCAATTCCCTGTTCAAGGGTTCATCGGCGAAAGGCGCCATTGCCGACCAGTACTATGCCGATCGGCATTCTTCGTTGTGCGCCATCATGCACTACATCGCTGGCGAAGATGTCTCCGCTGACTCCGCCGGCAAGTGCGACAACTACACCCTCTCCTGCTTCAGCACCAACAACATTATTCGCGAGATGAAGCGCGCGCACCCCACCTGGACCTGGACCAGCGCGCAAGAAGATTTGCCGTACCCTGGCTACGCCGGCCTTTACTCGGGCAGCTACATGCGCCGCCACAACCCGCTCGATTACTTCTCGCCGGAGACCTGCCATTCGCAAAGCAACATGCCGTATCCGCTGTTTATGGCGAACCTGCAGCTGTTCGCCTCTCCCAACTTTATTTACATCACGCCGAATAGCATGGACGACGCCCACAACGGCACGGTCGGCGCAATGGACAAGTGGCTCGCTGCCCATGTGCCGGCGCTACTCGCCCAACCTGCTTTCCAGCCCGACGGCGACGGCCTGATGTTTGTGGTCTTTGACGAGGGCCACGTATCCACTGACAATCGCTGCTCGGCGTCCAAGAGAACAGGCTGCGGCGGCCGCGTGGCCACACTGGTGATCGGGCCGCAGGTGAAGAAGGGCTACCACTCCACCACGTGGTACAACCACGAAAGCCTGCTGCGCACCATGTGCGGCGCCATGCACCTGCTGGGATGTCCGGGAGCAGCCGCCACCGCCCATCCCATGGGCGACATGTTCCTGCAACCCATGTTGTAGACCGAGGGCGTGGGCGCGGGGACTTCTGTCCTCGCGCGCACCGGGTACCCCACCCCCCTCCCCTCTCCCCACAATGGAATCAAAGATTTGGGCTATGTTGACAGCCGAAAGGTAATTATCCCTTGACAACAAGTAGATAGAAAAGCGATAATGGGGTTGTGAAGAAGCGGAACGCAATTGGATGGCTCATTTTCATCCTATTTGTTCTCGTGATGTTTCTGCTGGCGCGTCACGGCGCGGGCTTCTGAGGTCAACCATGAATCGCAGACAGGCTATCCCCAAAGAACTGCGGTACACCGTAGAACAATTCCATCAGGAATTTCCGAACGATGCCGCTTGCCTTGCGCGTGTTATGGAGATGCGCTATCCGGGTCACGTTGCTAAATGTGATTCCGGGGATTGCGCTGGTGCGCTTCGCAAACATCATCGCGTCTCTGGCCGCAGTGCCTACGCTTGCGACTATTGCGGACATCACCTGTACCCGCTTGCGGGAACCATTTTTGAGCACAGCAGCACTTCGTTGCGCTTGTGGTTCTACGCGATGTATCAAATAGGTTCTACTCGTTGCGGAATTTCCGCTAAACAAATTCAACGCGAGACTGGCGTCACCTACAAAACCGCATGGCGGATGTTCAAGCAGATTCGCACTCTGGTGTCGGAGGACATCAGATTGGAGGGTTCCACAGTTGAGGTTGACGAAATGTGCGTCGGTGGCCGCAGCAAGTGGTTGCGGGCAATTGAGAAGCCCAAGACCACCGTTCTCGGAGTGGTACAGCGCAAAAGCGGGCGTGTGATTGCGCGTGTTGCGCCTGACGCAAAGAAACCCACTCTGCATGGATTCATTAAAGAGTTTGTAGTGCCCGGAAGTGTGATATTCAGTGATGAACATCCGTCGTATGATGGCATCGAAGGGCCGAAGTATCGGCATTACCGGATTCGCCATAACGCCCGCGTTTACGTCACTGGCTCGCGGAAACAGATTCACACTCAGACCATCGAAGGACTTTGGAGTTTGGTAAAAAGAGGATTGGGCGGCGTGTACCACTCTGTAAGCAAGAAATACTTGCAGAGCTATCTCAACGAGTATTCTTTCCAGTACAACCGCCGCGAGACCGGGAACCTGATTTTCTTTGCGATTTTGGCGACGGTCGCTGAGCTGGCGTCTCAACCGCCCGTTGCAGCATCCGCTCAAACTCAGACCGTGTGAACGGTCGCGTTTCACTCTCAGTCTTCTTCGCGGGATTCTTGGAGTGATTGGCCATAAACAATTTGTCGGCCCGAAGCGCCTTTGATGCGCTCCAGCTAGGAGTGTATCATGCGGGTCGAAACTCACGCGCCTCCGCTATTAGTGTTGGTCTTCCGCAAGGAGAAGCCATCAATGCCAGACC
The DNA window shown above is from Terriglobales bacterium and carries:
- a CDS encoding WD40 repeat domain-containing protein, which codes for MRHISLSLAAVIVFVTLSFGEGTRTWEQSSFDDFEKGTATGVAIRNDGSLALAPSFKPLSTTPSTYIWAIDTDSDGNVYAASGSPARVYRIAKDGKANLIFAPHELQVQSLVVDPSGAIFAATSPDGKVYKIVHRKAGAAPTEETPAETEKTDRSQSASAPMPVDRSYSSSVYFNPETKYIWNLVLDKQGNLYVATGDRGQIFRVGKDGQHSVFFKSDEAHIRVMAFDPKGNLIAGSDGSGLVYRISPQGEAFVLYSAPKKEITALAVDSAGNIYAAGAGEKRAPSAAPGQMPVTGPVTTIGSLQGTISLGGASPSPTPVFSTAIFANTGGSEIYRIAPDGAPLRIWSSRDDLVYALAFDQHGTLLAGTGNKGRIYAISGDDVFADLLKASANQVTAFAKSPSGGLYASTSNFGKLFLLGPGPETQGSYESDVYDAKNFSQWGRAQMRASGSVDFFARSGNVDNPDRNWSPWQRLDPLKDVPVGVPSARFVQWKAVLHDGKTAPRLDSVVLNYLPKNVAPEIEEVGVQIGSRYQPTPKPVGASASGQGPQQFDSNPPPPIHDRGSIAVHWNSRDENDDQLIYSLYYRGDGDSRWLLLKDHVEDRFYSFDASLLPDGGYSIKVVASDAPSHSPNESLSAEKESPRFEVDTTPPAIQDLKAFYDGEQVRVSFRAVDGFSPIKRAEYSVDAQDWQYVEPVGQISDSRAENYDFIVSGAEAVAANVNAAPNKSSHGPRVATQLQFNGESQEHIIVVRAYDRFDNMGSAKFVLHPIAAAENDKSNPPNPNSPRIAKKQ
- a CDS encoding isoprenylcysteine carboxylmethyltransferase family protein; the protein is MLRFLQTVGWLACIIYSSIPSFWLIIHPRIEYWRARSRSPYRVLVPLWLLMWIILGAITWPWRHVQLYRTPLSWIPAVALFACGILLYRAGGRRFSREQLGGRPELEPARHEQRLVTTGIRSRVRHPIYLAHFCELMGWSIGTGLAVCFALTVFAIITGVFMLRVEDRELEQRFGDEYREYRRRVPAILLF
- a CDS encoding alkaline phosphatase family protein, which gives rise to MRQKVTQLGTLLFVLILASCGGSTGITANKHSAASAPKASPPPPPPTTVVKLYSKHVWVVALENHSYEEVVGSSSAPYFNSLFKGSSAKGAIADQYYADRHSSLCAIMHYIAGEDVSADSAGKCDNYTLSCFSTNNIIREMKRAHPTWTWTSAQEDLPYPGYAGLYSGSYMRRHNPLDYFSPETCHSQSNMPYPLFMANLQLFASPNFIYITPNSMDDAHNGTVGAMDKWLAAHVPALLAQPAFQPDGDGLMFVVFDEGHVSTDNRCSASKRTGCGGRVATLVIGPQVKKGYHSTTWYNHESLLRTMCGAMHLLGCPGAAATAHPMGDMFLQPML
- a CDS encoding IS1595 family transposase — encoded protein: MNRRQAIPKELRYTVEQFHQEFPNDAACLARVMEMRYPGHVAKCDSGDCAGALRKHHRVSGRSAYACDYCGHHLYPLAGTIFEHSSTSLRLWFYAMYQIGSTRCGISAKQIQRETGVTYKTAWRMFKQIRTLVSEDIRLEGSTVEVDEMCVGGRSKWLRAIEKPKTTVLGVVQRKSGRVIARVAPDAKKPTLHGFIKEFVVPGSVIFSDEHPSYDGIEGPKYRHYRIRHNARVYVTGSRKQIHTQTIEGLWSLVKRGLGGVYHSVSKKYLQSYLNEYSFQYNRRETGNLIFFAILATVAELASQPPVAASAQTQTV